From Tubulanus polymorphus chromosome 9, tnTubPoly1.2, whole genome shotgun sequence, a single genomic window includes:
- the LOC141911436 gene encoding myosin, essential light chain, adductor muscle-like, protein MADLSADEIDDVRDVFDLFDFWDGRDGMIDAFKVGDLLRCIGLNPTNEEALKHGGTKKMGEKQYKFEEFLPIYKELGGATDTGTFADFNEAFKTFDREGLGLISSAELRHVLTSLGERLTDKDIDNVITWTETHEDIDGNVKYADFIKKIMAGPFPDKK, encoded by the exons ACGTTCGTGACGTATTCGACTTATTCGATTTCTGGGATGGTCGCGATGGAATGATCGACGCTTTCAAGGTCGGCGACCTTCTCCGATGTATCGGCCTGAACCCGACGAACGAGGAAGCCTTGAAACATGGTGGAACGAAAAAGATGG GAGAAAAACAATACAAATTTGAAGAGTTCCTTCCAATATACAAAGAGCTCGGTGGTGCAACCGATACCGGAACTTTCGCAGACTTCAACGAAGCTTTCAAAACCTTTGACAGAGAAGGCCTTGGTTTGATATCCTCCGCAGAATTGCGACACGTGTTAACATCTCTCG GCGAACGATTAACGGATAAAGATATAGACAATGTGATCACATGGACGGAAACTCATGAAGATATTGATGGAAATGTTAAATATGCCG ACTTCATCAAGAAAATCATGGCCGGTCCTTTCCCAGACAAGAAATAG